A genomic region of Podarcis raffonei isolate rPodRaf1 chromosome 13, rPodRaf1.pri, whole genome shotgun sequence contains the following coding sequences:
- the RPL23 gene encoding 60S ribosomal protein L23 yields the protein MSKRGRGGSSGAKFRISLGLPVGAVINCADNTGAKNLYIISVKGIKGRLNRLPAAGVGDMVMATVKKGKPELRKKVHPAVVIRQRKSYRRKDGVFLYFEDNAGVIVNNKGEMKGSAITGPVAKECADLWPRIASNAGSIA from the exons ATGTCCAAGCGAG GACGTGGTGGTTCGTCTGGTGCGAAATTTCGCATCTCCCTTGGTCTCCCTGTGGGAGCTGTTATAAACTGCGCAGACAACACTG ggGCCAAAAATCTATACATCATCTCTGTGAAAGGGATTAAGGGGCGCCTGAATAGGCTGCCAGCTGCTGGCGTGGGAGACATGGTAATGGCTACTGTCAAGAAAGGCAAACCAGAACTCAGGAAGAAAG TGCATCCGGCAGTTGTGATTCGTCAACGGAAATCGTATAGGAGAAAAGACGGGGTGTTTTTGTACTTTGAAGACAATGCGGGGGTCATAGTAAACAACAAAGGGGAAATGAAAG GCTCTGCTATCACAGGCCCCGTAGCCAAGGAATGTGCAGATCTGTGGCCCAGGATCGCCTCCAACGCTGGCAGCATTGCATAA